From the Papaver somniferum cultivar HN1 chromosome 2, ASM357369v1, whole genome shotgun sequence genome, the window taaacaataacaaaaaaaaaattgtgaatgcTAATAATAGTATGTTTGTTTCCATTTCGTTGttatgtgttttatgtgttttgcaGCAGAGGATATTGAAGCGAATACACGGATAAAGATCCATACCGAGCCTACCTTACCAATATATCTCAAGGTAAAGTTTCATCAACGATGCCCAAGCATATGCATTCTGGACTGTGCATTCGTCTCTAATAATCACTGTAAAACTGTAATCACAGCAATTGAAAAGAATCAATTTCTATTTACATTCacctatataaaaataaaaataaaaaacaaattcaaactaATTGAAAGGTTATAAAGGATAATGATTTCATGAATGTTAATGCTAGTAAGCTGCTAACAAGATATTTTCCAttcgatcatttttttttttttgcagttcacAGATTTAAAGTACAAGGTAGTGCTCAGAGGTGTAAGAACGATAATTGAGAAAAATATTTTAAATGGTATTACAGGTTCAGCAAGTCCTGGAGAAGTTTTAGCACTAATGGGGCCTTCAGGGAGTGGAAAGACAACACTTCTTAACCTACTGAGTGGTAGGTTGATTGAATCCGCTTCAGGAGGTTCTATTACATACAACGATCAGCAATATAGCAAGTCACTTAAACGCAGGTATAAAAAGGATTAGTATATGTATTTGTTTTCCTAGAACTCTACTTAAAGCAACCAAGAACTCGGCTTAGTGAACTTATTCAGAAAGAATTTAAGAGACGCAGCAAATTGAGTTCATGGCAGGATAGGGTTTGTTACTCAAGATGATGTTCTATTTCCCCACCTCACAGTGAGGGAAACGTTAACATATGCTGCGTTGTTACGGTTGCCAAAAACCTTAACGAAACAACACAAGGCACAACGAGCCGTGGAGATCATCTGCGACCTTGGATTAGAGAGGTAAAATATCTTATACCTTACTATTCTGATTTTTGATGCTATTAAGTTTATTTATAAATAACTTGACTAGACAAGGTGAACTGtacttgaaatagaaataattctACTAGTTAATTGATGATGAAGGAAAAGAAGATTCATCTACTCAAAAGCAATGTCTGATATAGAAACATACCGGTGCATATAGGTGTCAAGACACAATGATCGGAGGTACATTCGTGCGAGGAATTTCAGGTGGCGAGAGGAAAAGAGTGTGTATAGGCAATGAGATTTTGCTCAACCCTTCTCTTCTGTTCCTTGATGAGCCGACATCAGGTTTGGATTCAACGACAGCCTTGAGGATGGTTCGAATGTTACATGAAATAGCAAAGGTATGCAGAATTTAATATCTGACTCGAGAATGTATTAAGTCCAGGAGAAGCGATGACAATTAAGATTTGTAGGTGTTTACCATTGAAGGGTTTCAGAAAAAGCTTAAGTTATCTTCGAAATCTTCTAACAGGCTGGGAAAACAGTGGTGACGACTATCCATCAGCCATCGAGCAGACTTTTCCATAAGTTTGACAAGTTGATCCTTTTGGGGAAAGGAAGCCTGTTGTACTTCGGCAATGCATCGGAAGCAATGGTCTATTTCTCATCCATTGGGTGCACTCCTCTCATTGCAATGAACCCTGCAGAGTTCTTAGTGGACCTTGCAAATGGAAATATAAATGATGTTTCAGTACCATTGGAGTTAAAAGACAAAGTTCAGATGGATGATTCAACACGTGAAACAAAAAATGGAAAGCCATCACCAACAGTTATACATGAGGTAAAGATTTTGGTTTCCTGTAATTTGAGACTTTGGGTGTCATAAAATTCAAACAACAGAGCAAAGACTAAAATTAACTCAGAAAGAATGCATTCCACAAGCTAGTTACAATAGGACTAGACCTAAAAAATCAGGTTTCCACACTAAGTGAATGTTTTAACAAATGCAAGAGTTTGGTTTTAGTCTTTACTAATCATAAAATGGTCACTCAACTGATCGTCATAAATGCTGGACAACAACAGTATCTAGTTGAGGCGTACGAGACACGAGTTGCAGAGAAGGAAAAACAGAAACTTATAGCGCCAATCCCCATTGACGAGAGTTTGAAATCAATGGTGTTCTCGCCAAATAGAGAATGGGGTGCAGGCTGGTTTGAACAGTTTTCGATCCTGTTTTTTAGAGGACTTAAAGAGAGACAGCATGACTACTTGAGCTGGCTGAGAATCACTCAAGTTCTCTCAACTGCAATTGTACTAGGATTGCTGTGGTGGCGCTCAGACAGCTCTACTCCTAGGGGCCTACAAGACCAGGTTCGAAAACATGAATGTTCATAAATCCATATTTATTTAGGTTACATCTACTTGTAGGACTCATAATCACACAACATCACTAATTTGAAGAGGATGTGGCGAAAATTAACCCAACTAACCTACACTGTTTACACAGGCAGGGTTGTTGTTCTTCATTGCTGTCTTTTGGGGATTCTTTCCTGTTTTCACTGCTATATTTACGTTCCCGCAAGAGAGAGCAATGTTAAACAAGGAACGAGCAGTCGACATGTATaggttaagtgcatattttacggCAAGGACCACAAGTGACCTACCACTTGATCTCTTCCTACCAGTATTGTTCCTTCTTATTGTCTACTTCATGGCAGGCTTAAGATTAAGTGTTGCTCCGTTCGTCTTAAGCATGCTTATCGTGTTCCTAAGCATCATAGCAGCTCAGGTACCAACATTCCTATTATATATTTAGTATCGGATGGAACTCCGTAAAAAATACATTCAATATTCTCTACCAAAGTTACCAAAAATAGGGTTTACTATGGCAGGGACTTGGGTTGGCAATCGGTGCTATGCTAATGGATGTTAAGAAGGCAACTACCTTGGCTTCAATAACTGCAATGACTTTCATGCTAGCTGGTGGTTTCTTCGTAAAGGTAACAAAACAGGTTCTTCTAGGGGCTAACCCCTGAATTGTGAAAACCATTCTTAATGCAAACTAATCTTCATGTTTCAAAACGAACAAGAAAATCAGACATTTCCTTTTCTGTTCGAATATTTGAATCCAAAGTGGAAGTGTATGCCAAATCTGAAGGGGTTCATCTCATATgagaaaacaaactcaatcaaatttaATGAGACTACAACTTATTACTAGAGCTAACAATCATATAGTGTCCACACTAACAACTGGAAATGCAATTTCGCAGAGAGTTCCAGCATTTATATCGTGGATCCGTTATATTTCTTTCAACTATCACACCTATAGGCTTCTTCTCAAGGTTCAATACGATCACATCCCTCCAGCTCTAACTGGCATTCAACAGGATCGTGGTTTTACGGAAATCACTGCCATGCTTGCAATGGTAGTGGGGTACAGACTTTTGGCATACATTTCTCTGCGGAATATGAACCTAGCTTAGGAATATTGAACCATTAAAACTTAATTTGAGTTCAAAGCGACATAATTCAATTCCAATCTCCACTGACCACAGGGACAGTTTATTCCTCATTTCAATTACATCGAAACACATGAGCTGAGAGGTTCATGTGGTTCTGTTTTCAATGTTTCTGCCTTCTAAAGACTGTATGTTTATCTGATATATCAAAAGAAAGTGAAAGTGTGTAATTATCCTAAAGTTCTTGTAAACATGTGTCGCAATTTGTATGTATGGTTAACATGGGGGTAGTGAGAGAACTCAGAGAAGCATACATCTTACTGTCAACTATTGTGCACTTCTAATTCATGTCAATGTTTGTTTTGTTTGTAATACATTGCAATTTCTCGACATACTTAAAGTTTTAATTGGTAACAATATAATCATGCCAAGTTAATATAAAAATGCACCCATATCTTACTATGAAAAACATCAGAATTCAGAAACTATCCTCTTTCAAAATTACTTAAACTTTATTGtgacattttatcaaacacaaaCAACGCAATCATCACAGAGTTAACATTACCGAAAAGCAATAATTGTACTGAACAAATGGGATTACTGCACAAGACATGGAAAGGGGTACTCCAAATTTGGTACTAAATCTTGCTATTTCTTGTGAAACTGTATTGGTAAAGTACAATGGGATGAAAGTAGTGCAGACATTTGTAGTTTCTCAGTCTCTTAAAGTAATCTATACTTGATGCAGTAGGACTACACGTATATGAGAAAAGTTCATTAAAGAAAGTTTACCTTAAACAATAGCGAATCCATCTTCGGCAGTTCTCGAAATGAAGAAGAGAGATTAGTTCATCCATCCTGGTCTGTTGCCTTCAACATTCTATTGATGCTTCAATTTATCCTTCCTGCTCCCTGCATAAGTCCCAGAGTCAAGGGAAACGAGGCTTTCAAAGTGGTATGCTTCTTGGTAATCTGACCTAGGAATTTTCCGTTCTATAAGACTTCTGTTCTTAAGGTCGTACAAAAGTAGATCACCACACCCATAAAATAGCATATTACCATTCTTCAAAGAACAAATAAACCTCACCGGTATGTTTTTCAGAATTCTTTCATGGATGATGACACAACGTCTAGTCCAAGATTCTCAAACTCCATAATTCTGCATTTCCCATAATTCAAACTGAGCATTCATAACATCAACAAGCACACAAAGGCATCCTTCCAACACCCCCACACTCATACACAAATGCTTATTATTCAAAAATTCTTTTGGTAGTTCCAATTCCACAAATACCTCTTCACTAATATCCAATGATACTAAAACTTCCGAATCGCCTTGCACTCGTGCTAACCAATGATAATGTCCATGCACAAGAGCCCCACGAACTCCTTGGTCAGCATGAAACCTATATGGGATGGTTCGACTGCTTTTCCACGAATTCGAACTTAAAGTATAAAATTGAACTACTGATTTATAATCACTTTGATAATAGCAGTCGTCTTCACCGCCTACAAACTTGtaatcatcattcttgcaatcgtaaccaaatgCAGTAATACAG encodes:
- the LOC113347723 gene encoding ABC transporter G family member 22-like isoform X1, giving the protein MKMEMASSSTVLPRSKSDQLETMLRKSPSAESATSLARKLRIGSSPGPRTHTRKHSRSGQLDEVSSGGALSRASSASFGFFSSAGFTVPPEEIANLQEISNDDIPEDIEANTRIKIHTEPTLPIYLKFTDLKYKVVLRGVRTIIEKNILNGITGSASPGEVLALMGPSGSGKTTLLNLLSGRLIESASGGSITYNDQQYSKSLKRRIGFVTQDDVLFPHLTVRETLTYAALLRLPKTLTKQHKAQRAVEIICDLGLERCQDTMIGGTFVRGISGGERKRVCIGNEILLNPSLLFLDEPTSGLDSTTALRMVRMLHEIAKAGKTVVTTIHQPSSRLFHKFDKLILLGKGSLLYFGNASEAMVYFSSIGCTPLIAMNPAEFLVDLANGNINDVSVPLELKDKVQMDDSTRETKNGKPSPTVIHEYLVEAYETRVAEKEKQKLIAPIPIDESLKSMVFSPNREWGAGWFEQFSILFFRGLKERQHDYLSWLRITQVLSTAIVLGLLWWRSDSSTPRGLQDQAGLLFFIAVFWGFFPVFTAIFTFPQERAMLNKERAVDMYRLSAYFTARTTSDLPLDLFLPVLFLLIVYFMAGLRLSVAPFVLSMLIVFLSIIAAQGLGLAIGAMLMDVKKATTLASITAMTFMLAGGFFVKRVPAFISWIRYISFNYHTYRLLLKVQYDHIPPALTGIQQDRGFTEITAMLAMVVGYRLLAYISLRNMNLA
- the LOC113347723 gene encoding ABC transporter G family member 22-like isoform X3, which encodes MKMEMASSSTVLPRSKSDQLETMLRKSPSAESATSLARKLRIGSSPGPRTHTRKHSRSGQLDEVSSGGALSRASSASFGFFSSAGFTVPPEEIANLQEISNDDIPEDIEANTRIKIHTEPTLPIYLKFTDLKYKVVLRGVRTIIEKNILNGITGSASPGEVLALMGPSGSGKTTLLNLLSGRLIESASGGSITYNDQQYSKSLKRRIGFVTQDDVLFPHLTVRETLTYAALLRLPKTLTKQHKAQRAVEIICDLGLERCQDTMIGGTFVRGISGGERKRVCIGNEILLNPSLLFLDEPTSGLDSTTALRMVRMLHEIAKAGKTVVTTIHQPSSRLFHKFDKLILLGKGSLLYFGNASEAMVYFSSIGCTPLIAMNPAEFLVDLANGNINDVSVPLELKDKVQMDDSTRETKNGKPSPTVIHEAGLLFFIAVFWGFFPVFTAIFTFPQERAMLNKERAVDMYRLSAYFTARTTSDLPLDLFLPVLFLLIVYFMAGLRLSVAPFVLSMLIVFLSIIAAQGLGLAIGAMLMDVKKATTLASITAMTFMLAGGFFVKRVPAFISWIRYISFNYHTYRLLLKVQYDHIPPALTGIQQDRGFTEITAMLAMVVGYRLLAYISLRNMNLA
- the LOC113347723 gene encoding ABC transporter G family member 22-like isoform X2 — translated: MKMEMASSSTVLPRSKSDQLETMLRKSPSAESATSLARKLRIGSSPGPRTHTRKHSRSGQLDEVSSGGALSRASSASFGFFSSAGFTVPPEEIANLQEISNDDIQDIEANTRIKIHTEPTLPIYLKFTDLKYKVVLRGVRTIIEKNILNGITGSASPGEVLALMGPSGSGKTTLLNLLSGRLIESASGGSITYNDQQYSKSLKRRIGFVTQDDVLFPHLTVRETLTYAALLRLPKTLTKQHKAQRAVEIICDLGLERCQDTMIGGTFVRGISGGERKRVCIGNEILLNPSLLFLDEPTSGLDSTTALRMVRMLHEIAKAGKTVVTTIHQPSSRLFHKFDKLILLGKGSLLYFGNASEAMVYFSSIGCTPLIAMNPAEFLVDLANGNINDVSVPLELKDKVQMDDSTRETKNGKPSPTVIHEYLVEAYETRVAEKEKQKLIAPIPIDESLKSMVFSPNREWGAGWFEQFSILFFRGLKERQHDYLSWLRITQVLSTAIVLGLLWWRSDSSTPRGLQDQAGLLFFIAVFWGFFPVFTAIFTFPQERAMLNKERAVDMYRLSAYFTARTTSDLPLDLFLPVLFLLIVYFMAGLRLSVAPFVLSMLIVFLSIIAAQGLGLAIGAMLMDVKKATTLASITAMTFMLAGGFFVKRVPAFISWIRYISFNYHTYRLLLKVQYDHIPPALTGIQQDRGFTEITAMLAMVVGYRLLAYISLRNMNLA
- the LOC113347723 gene encoding ABC transporter G family member 22-like isoform X4, which produces MGPSGSGKTTLLNLLSGRLIESASGGSITYNDQQYSKSLKRRIGFVTQDDVLFPHLTVRETLTYAALLRLPKTLTKQHKAQRAVEIICDLGLERCQDTMIGGTFVRGISGGERKRVCIGNEILLNPSLLFLDEPTSGLDSTTALRMVRMLHEIAKAGKTVVTTIHQPSSRLFHKFDKLILLGKGSLLYFGNASEAMVYFSSIGCTPLIAMNPAEFLVDLANGNINDVSVPLELKDKVQMDDSTRETKNGKPSPTVIHEYLVEAYETRVAEKEKQKLIAPIPIDESLKSMVFSPNREWGAGWFEQFSILFFRGLKERQHDYLSWLRITQVLSTAIVLGLLWWRSDSSTPRGLQDQAGLLFFIAVFWGFFPVFTAIFTFPQERAMLNKERAVDMYRLSAYFTARTTSDLPLDLFLPVLFLLIVYFMAGLRLSVAPFVLSMLIVFLSIIAAQGLGLAIGAMLMDVKKATTLASITAMTFMLAGGFFVKRVPAFISWIRYISFNYHTYRLLLKVQYDHIPPALTGIQQDRGFTEITAMLAMVVGYRLLAYISLRNMNLA